The genomic region CGGCCCGGTGCCCGAGCCGCTGCCGGGTGAGGACGCGGAGAGCTACCTGACCAGGGCCGGTCTGCCCAGGGGCAACCTGCCGCTGGCCGTGCTGGCCATGGAGGCCGATCTCGGCTCGCTGCGGGAGCAACCGGCGGAGGAGGGCGTGCTGCTGGCCGAGGCGCTGCTCAACGGACGGCTGCCGGACCTGACCTGGCGGGAGGGCGGCGACTTCCGGGTGCTCGGCGGCTACGACCAGGTGCTCGCCCCACTGGCCGCCGGGCTGGACGTGCGCACCGGGGTGGTGGTGCGGCGGGTCGAGCACGGACCGGACGGGGTGGCGCTGCACACCGCGGACGGCACGGTGCTGCGCGGACGGCGGTGCGTGCTCACCCTGCCGCTCGGCGTGCTGCGGGCGGGCTCGGTCGAGTTCACCCCACCGCTGCCCGAGGACCGCCGGCGTGCCCTGGAAAGCCTTTACCCCTTGCCGGTGGCCAAGATCCTGCTGGAGTTCCCGCGCTCGGTGCTGCCCAGGCGCGGCCGCGCCTTCGCCGACTTCTCCGACGGCCCGTGCGCGGTCTGGGACGCCTCCGCCGGGATCCGCGGCTACCGCGGCCAGGTCGTGGTGACCTGGGCGGTCGGCGAGGCCGCGCGCGAGCTGTGGGCGCTGCCGGCGGCCCGGCGCACACACCGGGCGCTGCTCGCGGTGCGCCGGATCAGCGGCCGGCCGGACATCCGGCACACCAGGGCGGCGTGGCACGACTGGGCCGCGGACCCGTTCGCCCTCGGCGCCTACGTGCTGCGACCGGAGCCCTCGGCGGCGCGGCTGGTGACCGCGCCGCTGGGCGAGACGGTGGCCTGGGGCGGTGTGATCGAGTCCACTGTGGACGGTGCGCTGGACTCGGGGCGGGCGGCCGCGGGGTGGGTGCTCGAACGGGGCTAGTCGCCCAGGTTCTGCTGCATGGCCTCCTTGGCCTTGCGGGCCATGTCCGCCACCGCGGCGCGCCGGGCCGCGTCCGCCTCGTAGTCCGCGCGCCGGTCCCGCACCACCCGGGCAGGCGCGCCGACCGCGATCGAGTACTCCGGCACATCGCCCTTGACCACCGCGTGCGCGCCCAGCACACAGCCCCGGCCGACCCTGGTGCCGCGCAGCACGGTCACCTTGGTCGCCAGCCAGCAGTCCGGGCCGAGGCGGACCGGGGTCTTCACGATGCCCTGGTCCTTGATCGGCTGGTGGATGTCCGCGGTGACGTGGTCGAAGTCGCAGATGTAGACCCAGTCCGCGACCAGCGTGGAGTCGCCGATCTCGATGTCGAGGTAGCAGTTGACCACGTTGTCCTTGCCGAAGACCGCCTTGTCGCCGATGCGCAGCGAACCCTCGTGGCAGCGGATGGCGTTGCCGTCCCCGATGTGCACCCAGCGCCCGATCTCCAGCCTCCCGTACCCCGGCCGGCAGTGCAGGTCGACCTTGCGGCCGAGGAAGACCATGCCGCGCAGGACCACGTGCGGGTTGAGCAGCCGGAAGCGGAACAGCCGCCAGTAACGGACCAGGTACCAGGGCGTCCAGGCGCGGTTGCGGACCACCCAGCGCAGGGAGTCCATGGTCAGGAACTTGGCCTGCCGGGGGTCCCGCCGTGACTTCCGCCACGAACCCAGACGCGACGCGAGCGGCGCGCCCCACATGCTCGTCATGAATTGGGAACCCTAACGGGCGGGTGCTGGGTGTGTCTGCCCGGTCGTGCCCGCGATAGCCGCGCCGAGCCGGTCGCTGGCGGCACGGCCGGAACGCCCGAATACTCCCGGTATGAGGCCGTTCCGGCCGCACCGCCAGCGACCGGCTCGATCACGACTCTCGCAGACACGACCGGACAGACACACCCAGGGCAGGATAGAGCCGTGCCTGTATCCATCACCGTCGTCGGCAGCGTCAATCTCGACCTCATCGCGCGACTGCCCGCCCTGCCCCAGCCCGGCGAGACCCTCACCGCCACCCACTACGCCCAGGCCCCCGGCGGCAAGGGGGCGAACCAGGCGCTGGCCGCGCGCCGCCTCGGCGCGGAGGTGCGGCTGGTCGCCGCGGTCGGCACCGACGCGCTGGCCGCCGAGGCGCTGGCGCTGCTGCGCGCGGACGGGGTCGACCTGTCCGAACTGACCGAGGTCCCGGGGCCGACCGGGCTGGCGCTGATCGAGGTGGACGAGTCCGCGGAGACCACCATCGTGGTGGTGCCCGGCGCGAACGCCCGCCTGGCGGTCAAGCCCGCGCAACTGGCGGGCTCGGACGGGGTGCTCACCGTGCTGGAGGTGCCGGAGGCGGCCGTGGTGGCCGCGGCCGAGCACGCCACCGGCTTCTTCGCGCTCAACGCCGCGCCGGCCCGGCCGGTGCCGGATGCGGTGCTGCGCCGGGCCGACCTGGTCGTGGTCAACCGCGGCGAGTTCGAGGCGATCGAGAACATCGACCTGGCCCGCACGGTCGCGATCACCCACGGCGCGGCAGGCGCGGAGCTGCGCCGGGACGGCGTCAAGGTCGCCGAGGCCGAGCCGCCCACCGTCACCGCGGTCGACGGCACCGCGGCCGGGGACGCCTTCACCGCCGCGCTCATGCTCGGCCTGCTGGAGGGCCGGTCGGACACCGAGGCGCTGCGCCGGGCCTGCGCGGTCGGCGCGCTCACCGCCACCCGGCACGGCGCCCAGCCCGCACTGCCCACCCGCGACGAGGTCGAGGAGGTGCTCGCATGAGCCCCACACCACTGATCCTGGACACCGACCCCGGCATCGACGACGCGGTGGCCTTCCTGTTCGCGGTGAACAGCCCCGAGCTGGACCTGCGCGCGGTGACCACCGTCTTCGGCAACGTCGGACCCGAGCTGACCAGCGCGAACGCCCTGCGACTGCTGACCATGCTGGGCCGCACCGACGTGCCGGTGGGCATCGGCGCGGACCGGCCGCTGGTGTACCCGGCGGCCTTCCGCGCGGAGGGCTGGCACGGCACGGACGGCCTCGGTGGCCAGTCCGCGCTGCTGCCCGAGGCCGCCGCCGCGCCGGACCCGCGCGGCGCGGTGCAGCTGATGGCCGACACCCTGCGCGCCGCCGAGTCGCCGGTGGCCATCGTGGCCATCGGCCCGCTGACCAACGTGGCGCTGCTGCTGGCCAGCTACCCGGAGCTGAAGCCGAAGATCGGCCGACTGTCGATCATGGGTGGCGGGCTGGCCAGCGGGAACACCACTCCGGCCGCGGAGTTCAACGTCTGGAGCGACCCGGAGGCCGCGCGCCGGGTGCTGGTCGAGGAGGACGTGCCGACCAGCCTGGTCCCGCTGGACCTGTCGCTGCGCTGCGCCGTGGACGGTCCCTGGCTGGCCCAGCTCGCCGCGGCGGGCGGCCCGGCGGCCACGCTGGCCAAGGTGGTGGACCACTACCGCAGGCAGTACCTGGCCTTCTACGGCGTGGACGAGGTCGCCCTGCACGACGTGCTCGCCGTGCTGGAGGTGGCCAGGCCGGGCATGCTGCGGCGGACCGCGCTGCCGGTGGAGGTGGACTGCGGCACCGGGCCCGGCCGCGGCGCGACCTTCGGCAACCGGATGCCGGATGCCACCGGCCGCCGGATCGACGTGCTGCTGGAGGCCGACGTGGCCGAGGTCAGCCGGTTCGTGCTGGAGCGGCTCACTACACCGGCGGCGTCCGAACTGTCCCGATGAGCTCGGTGCCTGTTCGGCCAGTTCGCCTGGGCGCTACAGGCACACTCTCCCCGCGAACCGGTCGCCGCCGTGGTTTCCCGGCCAGCATCATCGGGATGACGGTGAATCAGCGAAGACTCGCAGCGGTGCTGGCCACACTCTGCACGGTGCTCGGCATCGGGTTCGTCGGTGTCCCGCCCGCGGTGGCCGCCGCGCAGCGGCCGATCTACGCCATCGCGCACCGGGTGAACACGCCGGACGGGGTGCGGGCCGCGATCAAGCACGGGGCCAACGCCATCGAGATCGACATGTGCGCCTGGTGGAACCCGAACGAATGGCGCGCCTGGCACGACTGCTCCTCGGCGGGCAACAACCGGTACGGCCCGAGCGTGGACACCATGTTCGACCTGATCGTGGCCGAGGCGCGGGCGGGTCGGCGGCTGTCCCTGGTCTGGCTGGACATCAAGGACCCCAACTACTGCGGTGAGGCGCCCAACCGCACGTGCAGCGTCGCCGGGCTGCGGGACAAGGCGCAGAAGCTGACCGCGGCCGGCATCCAGGTGCTGTACGGGTTCTACGAGTACCACCCCGGCAGCACCCCGGACGTGGGCGGCCGGGGCTGGCAGAGCCTGCAGGGCAAGCTCGGCAACCTGGAAGGGATCGTCACCACCGGCTCACTGGGCACGGTGCAGGGCGTCTACGCCAAGCACGGCGCGGGCCTGCCGAACGGCCGCCGGGCGATGGACTACGGCGACTCCGACATCCGCAAGGGCTTCGGCAACTGCACCGAGGCCACCTACTACACCTGCACCGAGCTGAAGAAGGCGGCCGGGTACCGCGACTCCGGCGCGCTCGCGGCCACCTTCTCCTGGACCACCGACTACGACGACCCCTGGTACGTGGACAAGTTGCTCGGCGAGGCCGGCGTCAACGGCATCATCGCCGGCTGGGCCAAGCACCGGGTGACCGAGTACAACGACGGCTGGGAGTGCTCGCAGTCCATCGCGGCGGTCCGCAACTGGGTGGCCCAGCACGGCGGCACGCACCGCATGGCCAACCCCGGTGATCGGCTGTTCCGGTAGCGACCGCGTTCCGGCTACGCGCTGACACTTGCCCCGGCAACGGTCAACCGGCCGGGTACATGCGTGGAACCCTCGGGTGACCCGGCGTCCCCGAGGGTTCCGCCGCCGTGCCGGACGTGCGACAAGGATGGGGTGTTCACGACCGCCCGCCGCACCACCCGCGTCCGTACCGCCGAACTTCCCACTCGACTGCTGAGTCTGTCCCTGCTGCTGACCTGCCTGGCCGGGCTGCTCGCCGCCCCGGCCGTCCCCGCTTCGGCCCGCGTCCGCGCGGTGCGGGAGCTGCCCACGGATCTGGAGAAGATCCGCGCGGGCGAGTCGACCTCGCTGTACGGCAGCCCGGAACTGCGGCCGCCGGCACAGCGCAAGTCGTCGGTGGTCAGCCTCGGGGACAGCCAGGTCTCGGGTGAGGGCGTCGGCAACTACGAACCGGGCACGGACGGTCCGCTGAACTTCTGCCACCGTTCGGTGGGCGCCGCGGTGCACCAGGCTCGGTTCGACACCGACCTTCGGTTCAACCTGGCGTGCTCCGGTGCGGAGAGCACGCACCTGGTGTACCGCAGCGGCGCCAAGCAGTTCGACGAGCTCAACCAGGGCGACAGCCTGGCGATCAAGGCCCGCAACACCAGGGTCAGGCTGATCTGGCTGATGTCCGGGGCCAACGACACCGGCGGGCTGGAGTTCGGGCCGCTGGCCAAGGACTGCGCCGGGCGCAGGCTGTTGCTGGCAGGCAACTGCTGGCCGACCTACACCGACGGCATGCAGCAGCGGGCCAACGGCACCCAGGCCGCGCTGGAGAAGGGCATCGCCAGCATCCGGCAGACCATGCGGGACGCCGGCTACGGCGATGGCGACTACCAGTTCGTCCTCGGCAGCTACCCGAGCCCGCTCGGTCCCGACGTGGAGGACAACCCGACGTTCCCCGGCTGGAACCAGGGCGGCTGCCTGCTCTACCTCAAGG from Crossiella sp. CA-258035 harbors:
- a CDS encoding NAD(P)/FAD-dependent oxidoreductase, which codes for MFDADVLVVGAGAAGLGAARALADAGRRVLVVEARDRIGGRLWTDRAAMPVPVELGAELVHGSRVSTWPLLRRVRTRALGAYIRRTADARWISESSRRVWHMPHGRPAHDGPVPEPLPGEDAESYLTRAGLPRGNLPLAVLAMEADLGSLREQPAEEGVLLAEALLNGRLPDLTWREGGDFRVLGGYDQVLAPLAAGLDVRTGVVVRRVEHGPDGVALHTADGTVLRGRRCVLTLPLGVLRAGSVEFTPPLPEDRRRALESLYPLPVAKILLEFPRSVLPRRGRAFADFSDGPCAVWDASAGIRGYRGQVVVTWAVGEAARELWALPAARRTHRALLAVRRISGRPDIRHTRAAWHDWAADPFALGAYVLRPEPSAARLVTAPLGETVAWGGVIESTVDGALDSGRAAAGWVLERG
- a CDS encoding acyltransferase, giving the protein MTSMWGAPLASRLGSWRKSRRDPRQAKFLTMDSLRWVVRNRAWTPWYLVRYWRLFRFRLLNPHVVLRGMVFLGRKVDLHCRPGYGRLEIGRWVHIGDGNAIRCHEGSLRIGDKAVFGKDNVVNCYLDIEIGDSTLVADWVYICDFDHVTADIHQPIKDQGIVKTPVRLGPDCWLATKVTVLRGTRVGRGCVLGAHAVVKGDVPEYSIAVGAPARVVRDRRADYEADAARRAAVADMARKAKEAMQQNLGD
- a CDS encoding ribokinase; its protein translation is MPVSITVVGSVNLDLIARLPALPQPGETLTATHYAQAPGGKGANQALAARRLGAEVRLVAAVGTDALAAEALALLRADGVDLSELTEVPGPTGLALIEVDESAETTIVVVPGANARLAVKPAQLAGSDGVLTVLEVPEAAVVAAAEHATGFFALNAAPARPVPDAVLRRADLVVVNRGEFEAIENIDLARTVAITHGAAGAELRRDGVKVAEAEPPTVTAVDGTAAGDAFTAALMLGLLEGRSDTEALRRACAVGALTATRHGAQPALPTRDEVEEVLA
- a CDS encoding nucleoside hydrolase — its product is MSPTPLILDTDPGIDDAVAFLFAVNSPELDLRAVTTVFGNVGPELTSANALRLLTMLGRTDVPVGIGADRPLVYPAAFRAEGWHGTDGLGGQSALLPEAAAAPDPRGAVQLMADTLRAAESPVAIVAIGPLTNVALLLASYPELKPKIGRLSIMGGGLASGNTTPAAEFNVWSDPEAARRVLVEEDVPTSLVPLDLSLRCAVDGPWLAQLAAAGGPAATLAKVVDHYRRQYLAFYGVDEVALHDVLAVLEVARPGMLRRTALPVEVDCGTGPGRGATFGNRMPDATGRRIDVLLEADVAEVSRFVLERLTTPAASELSR
- a CDS encoding ricin-type beta-trefoil lectin domain protein, which produces MFTTARRTTRVRTAELPTRLLSLSLLLTCLAGLLAAPAVPASARVRAVRELPTDLEKIRAGESTSLYGSPELRPPAQRKSSVVSLGDSQVSGEGVGNYEPGTDGPLNFCHRSVGAAVHQARFDTDLRFNLACSGAESTHLVYRSGAKQFDELNQGDSLAIKARNTRVRLIWLMSGANDTGGLEFGPLAKDCAGRRLLLAGNCWPTYTDGMQQRANGTQAALEKGIASIRQTMRDAGYGDGDYQFVLGSYPSPLGPDVEDNPTFPGWNQGGCLLYLKDQAFARNKVVPMVERAIRQAAKNTGVRYLDTSRLLHGHEVCSDTPWARGLTFLGSQQSFHPNEAGHTAYGDCLTAFYANPSWPEGTCVDPASTGTATLYRGLLDFRQLRNAKTGLCADAEGYSTRVGYKLLAWNCTGGGNQGFWRDPATAALHIELNHDRCLGPAGPALAPGAPIQLQECTGAANQRWGLVEGLLRATANPAVCLAPANETAGAAIQLANCNPADPTQGWSFEPQTGGAGFGHADWIPTSAY